In the genome of Oncorhynchus gorbuscha isolate QuinsamMale2020 ecotype Even-year linkage group LG05, OgorEven_v1.0, whole genome shotgun sequence, the window tatTCAATACTGTGTCTCCCCCTGGGCTTCCTGAGGTCCAggttcatcactacagagaggatgagaggaatatTCAATACTGTCTCCCCCTGGGCTTCCTGAGGTCCAGGTTCAtacagagaggacgagaggaataTTCAATACTGTGTCTCCCCCTGGGCTTCCTGAGTTCCAggttcatcactacagagaggatgagaggaatatTCAATACCTGTCCCCCCTGGGCTTCCTGAGGTCCAggttcatcactacagagaggatgagaggaatatTCAATACTGTCTCCCCCTGGGCTTCCTGAGGTCAGGTTCATCACTAGAGGATGAGAGGAATATTCAATACTGTGTCTCCCCTGGGCTTCCTGAGGTCCAGGTTCATCaccagagaggatgagaggaatatTCAATACCTGAGGTCCAGGTTCAtccacagagaggatgagagaagtaGGTCTGCAGActtcacaaacagatctgggaccaggcgatgCTGGCTCTGGGCTGCGGTCATCAAGCATCGATGCTGGCTCTGGGCTGGGGTCATCAACATGACCTGGTTCTGGGCTGCGGTCATCCATCGATGCTGGCTCTGGGTTGGGTCCAAGCATCGATGCTGGCTCTGGGCTGCGGTCATCAAGCATCGATGTTGGGGCTCCCATCGATGCTGGCTCTGGGCTGCGGTCATCAAGCATCGATGCTGGCTCTGAGCTATGGTCATCAAGCATCGATGCTGGCTCTGGGCTGCGGTCATCAAGCATCGATGCTGGCTCTGGGCTGCGGTCATCAAGCATCGATGCTGGCTCTGGGTTGGGGTCATCAAGCATCGATGCTGGCTCTGGGTTGGGGTTTGGGAAATGTATGAAATTAAAGACTTTCCTGATAGTCTCATGGCCTGGTCTCATATCtgcttgtgctgtcttgtcaactCCTATGGTTGTTGTTATTGCTGTTTGGcctgaccataggagttgggccccatgacctgaccgtgaccacaggagttgggtcccatgacctgaccgtgaccacAGGAGTCGGGTCCcatgacctgaccgtgaccacAGGAGTCGGGTCCCATGACCTGACCCGTGACCACAGGAGTTGAGTCCcatgacctgaccgtgaccacAGGAGTCGGGTCCcatgacctgaccgtgaccacAGGAGTTGAGTCCcatgacctgaccgtgaccataggAGTTTGGTCCCATGACCTGAccatgaccataggagttgggtcccatgacctgaccatgaccataggagttgggtcCCGTGACCACAGGAGTAGGGTCcatgacctgaccgtgaccacAGGAGTCGGGTCCcatgacctgaccgtgaccacaggagttgggtcccatgacctgaccgtgaccacAGGAGTCGGGTCCcatgacctgaccgtgaccacaggagttgggtcccatgacctgaccgtgaccataggagttgggtcccatgacctgaccataggagttgggtcccatgacctgaccgtgaccataggagttgggtcCCATGGCCTGACCgtgacctgaccgtgaccataggagttgggtcccgtgacctgaccgtgaccataggagttgggtcccatgacctgaccataggagttgggtcccatgacctgaccgtgaccataggagttgggtcccgtgacctgaccgtgaccataggagttgggtcccgtgacctgaccgtgaccataggagttgggtcccgtgacctgaccgtgaccacaggagttgggtcccatgacctgaccataggagttgggtcccatgacctgaccgtgaccataggagttgggtcccatggcctgaccgtgaccataggagttgggtcccgtgacctgaccgtgaccataggagttgggtcccatgacctgaccgtgaccataggagttgggtcccatggcctgaccgtgaccataggagttgggtcccgtgacctgaccataggagttgggtcccatgacctgaccgtgaccacAGGAGTCGGGTCCcatgacctgaccgtgaccacAGGAGTCGGGTCCcatgacctgaccgtgaccataggAGTCGAGTCccgtgacctgacctgaccataggagttgggtcCCATGACCTGACTGTGACCACAGGAGTTGGGTCCCATGAcctgaccataggagttgggtcccatgacctgaccgtgaccataggAGTCGGGTCCCGTGACCACAGGAGTTGGGTCCcatgacctgaccgtgaccacAGGGAGTTGGGTCCcatgacctgaccgtgaccataggAGTTTGGTCCCATGACCTGAccatgaccataggagttgggtcccatgacctgaccatgaccataggagttgggtcCCGTGACCACAGGAGTTGGGTCCcatgacctgaccgtgaccacAGGAGTCGGGTCCcatgacctgaccgtgaccacaggagttgggtcccatgacctgaccgtgaccacAGGAGTCGGGTCCcatgacctgaccgtgaccacaggagttgggtcccatgacctgaccgtgaccataggagttgggtccatgacctgaccgtgaccataggagttgggtcccatgacctgaccgtgaccataggAGTCGGGTAACAGAGCACAAACCAATTAGGGACCGGATCTGTCATCAATCAACAACACTCTCTCTGGGCTGGTGTTTAGAAGTTTATAATGTTGGTGCTTTCAGCCCTGTCTTCTCCTCttgatctcttctctctctacctctctcctctacctctctacctctctctctacctctctctctacctctctctctctacctctctctacctctctctctctcctctctctccctctctacctctctcccctctctctacctctctctctaccctctctctccctctctctctcccctctctccctctctctccctctctctccctctctctctactctccctctctctcccctctctctccctccctctccctccctctccctccctctcccctccctctccctcccctctccctccctctcccccctctccctccctctccctcccctctacctctctctacctccctctccctctctctacctccctctcccctctctctacctcccccctcctcctccctctccctccctctccctccctccctctcctccctctccctccctctccctctctctccctctctctacctccctctgtctctctacctacctccctctccctctctctctacctccctctccctctctctacctccctctgtctctctctacctccctctccctctctctacctccctccctctccctctctctacctccctctccacctccctctacctccctctctacctcctctctacctccctccccctctctctctctacctcctccctctctctctctctacctcctcctctctctacctccctctctctctctctctctacctccctcctctctctctctctctaccccctccctctctctctctctctacctccctccctctctctctctctacctcctccctctctctctctcctctacctctctctctctctctctacctccctctctctctacctccctctctctctctctacctccctctctctctctctctacctcctctctctctctctacctccctctctctctctctacctccctctctctctacctcccctctctctctactctccctcctctctctcctgccctctctctctctctctacctccctctctctctctctctacctcccctctctctctacctccctctttctctcctctatctctctctctctctacctccctctctctctctctctacctccctctctctacctctctctaaccccctctctctctctctacctcccctctctctctacctccctctctctctctaactccctctctctctctacctccctctctctctctacctccctctctctctaactccccctctctctacctccctctctctctctacctctctctctctctctacctcctctctacctctctctacctccctctctctctctctccctctacctccgtctctctccctctctgtcctctctgtctctctccctctctgtctctctccctctctgtctctctccctctctgtctctctcccctctctgtctctctccctctctgtctctctccctctctgtctctctccctctctgtctctctccctctctgtctctctcccctctctgtctctctcctctctgtctctctccctctctgtctctctcctctctgtctctctccctctgtctctctcctctctgtctcttcctctctctctctctctctctaactccctcctctctctaactccctctctctactcccctctctctctaactccctctctctctacctccctctctctctctacctccctctctctctctacctccccctctctctacctccctctctctctctacctccctctctctctaccccctctctctctacctcctctctctctctacctcccctctctctctgacctcccctctctctctacctcctctctctctctacctccctctctctctacctcctctctctctacctccctctgcctctacctccctctctctctacctccctggaATGgaactacctcctctgtctctacctccctctctctctctacctccctctctctctacctccctctctctctacctccctctctcactctcctccctctctctctctacctcccctctctctctacctcctctctctctctacctcccctctgtctctctacctcctccctccctctaccgaGTGGCAGCAGTGTCATAGGACACTGCAGTGCTAGAGGTGTACACAGACCCGGGTTCAATGGGTCCAGGAGTCCCATagacggcacacaattggcccagcatcgtccgggttacgggagggtttggccggtggggctttacttggctcatcgcactctagcgTCCTTGTGGTGGGACGGGTGTCTGCAGGCTGACATGGTGCGTCAGTTAaactgtgtttcctctgacacattggtgcggctggcttcaggTTGCTGGGAATTATGTGTGTAACCTTGATTTAGCAAATcagttaagtacaaattcttatATACAAAGACTGCAaagatgcctctagcactgagatgcagtgccttagaccactgtgatacaagcctggaatggaaccagggtatgtagtaccttagaccactgtgatacagcctggaatctaaccagggtctgtagtgatacctctagcactgagatgcagtgccttaggccactgtgatacagcctggattggaaccacagggtctgtagtgacacctctagcactgagatgcagtgtcatAGACAGctctgatacagcctggaatggaaccagggtatgtagtaccttagaccgctgtgatacagcctggaaaaataagtatatatatatattatattatataagtGAAGCTGTTAGGAAGGAcaaatgttttctctctctcttttcttgtgggtcggggaggaggagaggagaggataggagaggatatagagaggagaggaggagagagaggaagagggaagggaaggaaggaggagaggactggggttgAAATGGAGGTTTGATGTTAGATGGGTAATGTGGCACGTCCGGCTGTAGACAGATATATTTCCCAAATCGGCTTTACATCTTGACAGTGCCTTATATTCAAAGTGTATGAAACAGACAGGGCAGAACCTCGGCCCTGCAGGGAGCTGGGGAGGGTAGAACCAATCAGGGACCAGGATCTGGTCATCAAtcaacaacactctctctctggaAACTGGTATTGTTTTACCACATGGACGGCGGCCCCAACCCTGGACCACAATGCACTGTGTCTGTCTATATGTGACTGTACCAGCTGCCACATCAAAACTCTCAGCCTTCGTCCCAGAAATAGTACCCTATTCCTattggggccctggtcaaaagtagtgcactatataggggaatagggtgctcaTTATGGGATGCTCATTATACTTCCTCAATATCATCATGGCTGTATTATCcaacatcctgtgtgtgtgtgtgtgtgtgtgtgtgtgtgtgtgtgtgtgtgtgtgtgtgtgtgtgtgtgtgtgtgtgtgtgtgtgtgtgtgtgtgtgtgtgtgtgtgtgtgtgtgtgtgtgtgtgtgtgtgtgtgtgtgtgtgtgtgtgtgtgtgtggttgggtgtCTGTTCTGTTGTTGAGTGTGTGAGGCAGTGAGGGACGTGATTGCCCATAAAAGCTGATTTGAAATCAGTCTTGTGTTGTTCTCCCTCATAGGTATTGGTTAGGGACTTGGTtgagtaagctgatcctagatctgcgtCGCGGGGCAACGCCAGAGATGTGGTTGGAGCTATTAAAGCTGAGTGGGCCCTCTGCTGCGCGCCAGCGCTCACTGCCAGGAGGGGGCGCTGTGACCAGGCTCCTCAGGTACACACAGGGGTTCCTCCTCCGCCCTAGACCCTGGGccaggggggagggggcgggggCCAGGGGCCTCACAGAGGATGACATGAGGGCTGCAGCTCCTGCTCCTGATCAGACAaggctccctcttcctcctccttctcctctcctcctggagGGAACTCAAACCGAGCGATGCCCTGAGCCACTGGCTGACTCCAGCCCCCTCTGGATCCAAAACCAGAGCCACTAACTCCACTACCAGAGTATGAGACAGGACGCTGCCCTCCCAGCCTGGAGAGGGGCGCTGACGCGGGGGGTGTAAGGCCTCTACGGGGCCCGGCGGAGAGGACAGGCTCTCTAAGGAGGAGATGCTCTGGTTCCACGCCTGCTGCAGGTCTATGGGGATGATTTTAGTCGCCTCCATGGAAACACACACCGGCAGGGTTCCGATGCCGCCCTTCCAGGGCAGGTTCCTCTCACTGCAGGTGGGGAGGCGGGGCCACGGAGGGGCTCTGACACACCTCCAGACCAGCCGGGACTGAGACAGGACACAGGTCAGACAGAGGAGAATACAGTCAGGATTCTGTATTAGTACAGTATTTAGACAGGGACACCAGACCATTTTCTCAGGTTTCTAGTCTCTCCTGTGTCAATGTGTCCTTACCAGATTTGGGTGGATTCTTTGGGCGTGTCTGGAACCTTTCGAGCCACAAAGGTGATGCCAACGCCCTCCTCCTTCTCGGGCTCCAAGTGTTCCCCCTTCTCATCCTCAGACTCCACTGGCACCACTACAGGATCTGAGGGGGCATCACAGACACATGAACACTACAGTACCCACAATGCACCACCATAGGATCTGAGGGGGAATCACATACACATGAACACTACAGTACCCACAATGCACCACTACAGGATCTGAGGGGGCATCACAGACATCACAGACACATGAACACTACAGTACCCACAATGCACCACTACAGGATCTGAGGGGGCATCACAGACACATGAACACTACAGTACCCACAATGCACCACCACAGGATCTGAGGGGGCATCACAGACACATGAAcactacagtacccataatgcaCCTTCAGAGGCTCTGCGGGGGCATCACAGACACATGAACACTTCAGTACCCACAATGCACCACCACAGGATCGGAGGAGGCATCATAGACACATTAAcactacagtacccataatgcaCCTTCAGAGGCTCTGCGGGGGCATCACAGACACATGAACACTACAGTACCCACAATGCACCACCACAGGATCTGAGGGGGCATCGTAGACACATGAACACTACCAATCATGATCAATGATAGCAAAtatcttttattttttacaaccAACTCCTATGCTCTGTCCTAGTGTCCACGCTTACATACTACCTAGTGTGAACCAATGTCATGCCGGAGCATCCTAGATAATGTACCAGTGTGGATATTGGAACGTAGccctggattccagaacccacagAAATAGTTTGAGCGAGTGAGAACTGGGCACACAGGTTATGAAGGAATGCTATTGAAATCACTGAGGCCTGACTCCATTTCCAGTGTGTTTAAGGGAGTGACTCACCTTTGTCCTGCCAGCTGACGTTCCGTCGAGGTTTGTCGTTGAGGTCCTGTTCTTTAACATCTGATCCTCTCCgctgtaggagggagaggaaacaccCGTTAGAATGTCTATTACAGGCAGGACCCGCAGGAAACCAGGCAGGACCCACAGGAAACCAGACAGAACCCACAGGAAACCCGGCAGGAGCCGCAGGAAACCAGGCAAGACCCGCAGGAAACCAGGCAGGACCCGCAGGAAACCAGGCAGGACCCGCAGGAAACCAGGCAGGATCCGCAGGAAACCAGGCAGGATCCGCAGGAAACCAGGCAGGACCCGCAGGAAACCAGGCAGGACCCGCAGGAAACCAGGCAGGACCCGCAGGAAACCAGACAGGACCCACAGGAAACCCGGCAGGAGCCGCAGGAAACCCGGCAGGAGCCGCAGGAAACCAGGCAAGACCCGCAGGAAACCAGGCAGGACCCGCAGGAAACCAGGCAGGACCCGCAGGAAACCAGGCAGGATCCGCAGGAAACCAGGCAGGATCCGCAGGAAACCAGGCAGGACCCGCAGGAAACCAGGCAGGATCCGCAGGAAACCAGGCAGGATCCGCAGGAAACCAGGCAGGACCCGCAGGAAACCAGGCAGGACCCACAGGAAACCAGGCAAGGACCCACAGGAAACCAGGCAGGACCCACAGGAAACCAGACAGGACCCACAGGAAACCAGACAGGACCCACAGGAAACCCGGCAGGACCCACAGGAAACCCGGCAGGACCCACAGGAAACCCGGCAGGACCCGCAGGAAACCAACACCATATTATTAattccagaggaggctggtgggaggagctataggacaggctcattgtaatggctggaacggaatcaaTGGAAACGAAGTCAAACatattgtttccatgtgtttgattccattccagccaataCCATAAGGcaatcctcctatagctcctcccacttCTGATTACTTCCTATTTCTCCCATCCGCAACAGAGAACGGTCAAAGACCCTGGCTATACTGTTgaaggcaggtagactagtggttagagtagagggacggcaggtagactagtggttagagtggagggacggcaggtagactagtggttagagtggaggggcggcaggtagactagtggttagagtggaggggcggcaggtagactagtggttagagtggaggggcggcaggtagactagtggttagagtggagggacggcaggtagactagtggttagagtggaggggcggcaggtagactagtggttaaagtggaggggcggcaggtagactagtggttagagtggaggggcggcaggtagactagtggttagagtggaggggcggcaggtagactagtggttagagtggaggggcggcaggtagactagtggttagagtggagggacggcaggtagactagtggttagagtggaggggcggcaggtagactagtggttagagtggaggggcggcaggtagactagtggttagagtggaggggcggcaggtagactagtggttacaccgttggactagtaacaaaaCCGGAAGACTACCTACCGACTGGAGACATCTCTCCTACAGGATAAGACTACCAACCTACCACACGCCTGTTAAACATTCCAGCCATGTAAGCTGATAGGACCGGCCTACCCAATAGGCCTACCCAATAGGCCTACCCAATAGGCCTACCCAATAGGCCTACCCAATAGGCCTACCCAATAGGCCTACCCAATAGGCCTACCCAATAGGCCTACCCAATAGGCCTACCCAATAGGCCTACCCAATAGATCTACCCAATAGGCCTACCCAATAGGCCTACCCAATAGGCCTGCTCCCAATAGGCCTACCCAAGGGCCCTACCCAATAGCCTACCCAATAGATCTACCCAATAGGCCTACCCAATAGGCCTACCCAATAGATCTACCCAATAGGCCTACCCAATAGATCTACCCAATAGGCCTACCCAATAGGCCTACCCAATAGGCCTACCCAATAGGCCTACCCAATAGGCCTACCCAATAGGCCTACCCAATAGGCCTACCCAATAGGCCTACCCAATAGGCCTACCCAATAGGCCTACCCAATAGGCCTACCCAATAGATCTACCCAATAGGCCTACCCAATAGATCTACCCAATAGATCTACCCAATAGGCCTACCCAATAGGCCTACCCAATAGGCCTACCCAATAGGTGGTGATATTAACAAAGAATCCCCCCTGAAAATACTTTCCTAAACCTCTCATATCTATTTCCCACACAGTCACACGGTCTGATGTCATGCACCTTCACCactaaaaaatctgtcattcttcccctgaacaaggcagttaacccactgttcccctgaacaaggcagttaacccactgttcccctggacaaggcagttaaaacactgttcccctggacaaggcagttaacccactgttcccctgaacaaggcagttaacccactgttcccctgaacaaggcagttaacccactgttcccctgaacaaggcagttaacccactgttccctgaacaaggcagttaacccactgttccctgaacaaggcagttaacccactgttccctgaacaaggcagttaacccactgttcccctgaacaaggcagttaacccactgttccctgaacaaggcagttaacccactgttccctgaacaaggcagttaacccactgttccctgaacaaggcagttaacccactgttccctgaacaaggcagttaactcactgttcccctgaacaaggcagttaacccactgttccctgaacaaggcagttaacccactgttcccctggacaaggcagttaacccactgttcccctggacaaggcagttaaccctgttcccctggacaaggcagttaacccctgttccctggacaaaggcagttaacccactgttccctggacaaggcagttaacccactgtttccctggacaaggcagttaacccactgttcccctgaacaaggcagttaacccactgttcccctggacaaggcagttaacccactgttccctgaacaaggcagttaacccactgttcccctgaacaaggcagttaacccactgtttccctgaacaaggcagttaacccactgttcccctgagcaaggcagttaacccactgttcccctgagcaaggcagttaacccactgttcccctgaacaagagcagttaacccactgttcccctgaacaaggcagttaacccactgttcccctgaacaaggcagttaacccactgttcccctgaacaaggcagttaacccactgttcccctggacaaggcagttaacccactgttcccctgaacaaggcagttaacccactgttcccctgaacaaggcagttaacccactgttcccctgaacaaggcagttaacccactgttcccctgaacaaggcagttaacccactgttccctgaacaaggcagttaaccactgttccctgaacaaggccagttaacccactgttcccctgaacaaggcagttaacccactgttcccctgaacaaggcagttaacccactgttccccggtaggccgtcattgaaaataagaatttgttcttaactgacttgcctagttaaataaaggttaaatttaaatttttttaaaattaaatattgATTTGGTCCCAAGAGGTTAAACCTTTCTCCAATCCTATCCTTTATTTTAGAGATGCTAAAGTCTTCCCCTATCCTGGCTGCCTGCTGAAGTTACACAGAGATAATAACATCCAATCATTTATTTTAGAGATGCTAAGGCTCCCCCTATCCTGGCTCCCTGCTGAAGTTACACAGAGATAATAACATCCAATCATTTCTTTTAGAGATGCTAAAGGCTCCCCCTATCCTGGCTCCCTGCTGAAGTTACACAGAGATAATAACATCCAATCATTTATTTTAGAGATGCTAAAGTCTCCCCCTATCCTGGCTCCTGCTGAAGTTACACAGAGATAATAACATCCAATCATTTATTTTAGAGATGCTAAAGGCTCCCCCTATCCTGGCTCCTGCTGAAGTTACACAGAGATAATAACATCCAATCATTTCTTTTGGAGATGTAAGTCTCCCCCTATCCTGGCTCCTGCTGAAGTTACACAGAGATAATAACATCCAATCATTTATTTTAGAGATGCTAAGGCTCCCCTATCCTGGCTCCTGCTGAAGTTACACAGAGATAATAACATCCAATCATTTCTTTTGGAGATGCTAAAGTCTCCCTATCTGGCTCCCTGCTGAAGTTACACAGAGATAATAACATCCAATCATTTCTTTTGGAGATGCTAAAGTCTCCCCCTATCCTGGCTCCCTGCTGAAGTTACACAGAGATAATAACATCCAATCATTTCTTTTGCAAGGGTCCTGCCTTTTCTGGCTGCGGTCCTTCTTGTGGCTGTGGCGTTTGTCGGGTGGTCTTGACGTCTCCATGCGACTCTTCATATTTCTCTGGAAGATCTCTCTGTCCTGACGCTCGTGGTCCCCCCACTGTCATGAAGTGTCTGCTGTAGTGGGACTGGTactatggagggggagagaggagggagagggagagagaggagaggagagggagagagggagagagagaggaggagagagggagagagagagagaggagagagagagagagagagagagagaggagggagagagagagagaggaagggggagagagaggagagagagagggggagagagagagagagagagaggagggagagagagagagtgaggagggagagagagagaggggtagagagagagggagtagagagagaggggtaggagaggggtagagagagggagagagagaggggggtagagagagaggagtgaggagagagagagagagaggggtagagagagagggaaaggagagagagagaaggggagtagagagaggaggggagagagagagagagagagaggagggggagagagaggggtagagagagagagggggtagagagagagagagagagagagagaggagtagagagagaggactagcggagagagagagagagagaggagggagagagagagagagagaggggtagagagagagagagagagagaggggtagagagagagagagagagagggtagagagagagagagagagagagagagagagagagaggggtagagagagagagagagagagagagagagaggggtagagagagagagagaggaggggaga includes:
- the LOC124035369 gene encoding sodium/hydrogen exchanger 5-like → MASRASFPEVTNVTNYLRENGSGVCLDLQVIDNVPGAKVEEESETHHFLAGNLYKPRRRYQSHYSRHFMTVGGPRASGQRDLPEKYEESHGDVKTTRQTPQPQEGPQPEKAGPLQKK